TGATTATGGTTTTGCTGAAGCCAAGACAACATATGGTGTGATTGGAGTTAAGGTATGGATTTATAAAGGATTAATTAGTTCCGAGAAGGAGAAGAAATATGCGCCTGATGCCAAAGAGGGTGAAGTACAGGAAGTCGCAAAGGCAGAAAATTAAAGGAAATGCCACAAGATGTAATACTGTTGCTTTTGGTGAATTCGGTTTACAATCTTTAGAGCCAGGGTGGATTAGTGCTCAACAGCTTGAGGCTGGAAGGGTGGCCGCTTCACATTCGCTTCCTAGAGAAGGAAAGTTAACCATAAGGGTTTTTCCTCATAAATCTGTTACATCCAAACCTATAGAGACCCGTATGGGTAAAGGTAAAGGAGAACCAGAATTATGGGTAGCTGTTGTTAAACCAGGGACTATTCTCTATGAGCTTAGTGGTATAAATGAGGAAATAGCGAGGCAAACCTTTAATAGAATGGCCCATAAAATGCCAGTTAAAGTAAGGCTCGTACAAAGGAGAAAAATAGTTTGAAAGCTAGTGAAATTAGAAGTAAATCAAGACAAGAAATTTTGGAAGAAGTTGATGCTAGCAGGCGTGAATTATTGAATATTAAATTTCAATGGCAAGCAGGTGAGACGAGAAATCCGGCTCAAAAAATGAGTGTTAGGAAAAGCATTGCAAGGTTGTTGACCATATTAAGAGAAATGGATTCTTATGCACATAAGCATCTCGGTGAAAAGGAGTAGGTTTAAAATGGAGCGCGATGATAAAAGAGGTAAGAGAAGAAAAATAATAGGAACAGTAGTTGGGAATAAGATGCAGAAGACTATAGTAGTTGAAGTAGTGAATCTTCTGAAGCACAAAAAATATGGTAAGTATATAAAAAGGGCCTCGTTCTATAAGACTCATGACGAAAATAATCAGGCAAAGATAGGTGATAAGGTAGAGATTATCGAAACAAGACCGTTGAGTAAAACAAAAACTACAAAATTAGTCAGGATTATAACAAAATAAGATTACTATATTATGAGATAACAGGGGAGTTTCCTATAATGATAATGGAACAGACAAAATTAGAGATTGCAGATAACAGTGGAGCTAAGAAAGCCAAATGCATAAAAGTGTTAGGGGGGACAAGTAGAAAATACGCAACGGTTGGTGATATTATAGTTGCTGCTGTTAAAAAGGCAATACCTGATGGAGTTGTGAAAAAAGGGGATGTTGTAAAGGGAGTTGTTGTGCGTACAAGAAAAAATATACGGAGAGATGATGGTTCGTATTTGAAATTTGATAAGAATGCGATTGTTATTATTGATAATGATGGAAATCCGAGAGGAACACGTATATTCGGTGCTGTTGCCAGAGAATTAAGACAAAAGAATTTTATGAAAATTATATCACTAGCCGCTGAGGTAGTGTAAATAGTCTCAGAATAAATAAAATAAGAACACACATACCTACGGAGAATTTTATGCATGTTTGTAAGAATGATTTAGTTGCTGTTATGTCTGGTAATGAAGCCGGTAAAACCGGACGAATAATGAAAGTTTTACGGGATAAAAAACGGGTTGTAATAAAAGGGGTAAACTTGGTTTACAAACACACAAAGCCTAGTCAAAAGAATCCTCAAGGTGGTAGAATGCAAAAAGAGGCTTCTATTGCTGTATCGAATATATTACCTGTTTGTCAAAATAAAAGCTGCGGAAAAAATGGAAAAGGTGTACGGACAAAGAAGAAGGTCCTGGAGAATGGGAATAAGCTTCGTGTTTGTGCTTATTGCGGGTTTGAAATATTATCGGCTGAATGATTTTTGGGATTTTAAAAATGGTGAGATTATTACAAAAATATCAAGAAGAAGTAGTACCACAATTAATTAATAAGTTTCAATATAAAAATAGATTTTCAGTGCCTAAGATACAGAAGATTGTTATTAATATGGGTCTGGGTAAAGCAGTCGATAATAAGAAAATTATTGAAGAAGCTGTAAAACATTTATCATTAATTACTGGTCAAAAACCACTTATTACAAA
The genomic region above belongs to Candidatus Jettenia caeni and contains:
- a CDS encoding 30S ribosomal protein S17 codes for the protein MERDDKRGKRRKIIGTVVGNKMQKTIVVEVVNLLKHKKYGKYIKRASFYKTHDENNQAKIGDKVEIIETRPLSKTKTTKLVRIITK
- a CDS encoding 50S ribosomal protein L14, with translation MIMEQTKLEIADNSGAKKAKCIKVLGGTSRKYATVGDIIVAAVKKAIPDGVVKKGDVVKGVVVRTRKNIRRDDGSYLKFDKNAIVIIDNDGNPRGTRIFGAVARELRQKNFMKIISLAAEVV
- a CDS encoding 50S ribosomal protein L16 encodes the protein MGKGKGEPELWVAVVKPGTILYELSGINEEIARQTFNRMAHKMPVKVRLVQRRKIV
- a CDS encoding 50S ribosomal protein L29 gives rise to the protein MKASEIRSKSRQEILEEVDASRRELLNIKFQWQAGETRNPAQKMSVRKSIARLLTILREMDSYAHKHLGEKE
- a CDS encoding 50S ribosomal protein L24; the encoded protein is MHVCKNDLVAVMSGNEAGKTGRIMKVLRDKKRVVIKGVNLVYKHTKPSQKNPQGGRMQKEASIAVSNILPVCQNKSCGKNGKGVRTKKKVLENGNKLRVCAYCGFEILSAE